The genomic segment CGACGGCGCGAGGGAGTACACACGGATCGTGGCGGCCCTTGGCCTGGAAGATCGTGGGCTCGCCGTCGATAGTGACCGTTTCTTGCGCGGCGTGGATCGTGGCGGTGGGCTTGAAGGCGACCCGGAGGACGATATCCTCGCCGTTGGAGATGCCGCCCTGAATGCCTCCCGAGTGGTTGGTGCGCGTGCGGGTCTTGCCGTCGCGCGTTTCAAAGGCATCGTTGTGGGTCGTGCCGCGCAGGGTCGCCGCACCAAAGCCCTCGCCGATCTCAAAGCCGCGCGTGGCCGGCAGGGACATCAGAGCGTGCGCGAGGCTCGCGGTGAGCTTATCAAAGACCGGCTCCCCGAGGCCCGCGGGGACATTGCGCACCACGCACTCGACAATCCCCCCAAGCGAGTCGCCGTCGCGGCGGGCTTGCTCAATGGCGGCGATCATCTTCTCCGAGGCGCTGGGGTCGGGGCAGCGGGTGATGTGCTCCTCCACCTGCTCCTGCGTGACGGTTGCTTGGTCGATCTGGCCGCGAATATCGGCCACTTGCAGGACGTAGCCGACAGTCTCCACGCCGTACCAAGAGGCCAGAAGCTGCCGCGCCACCGCGCCCGCCGCCACCCGCCCGATGGCCTCGCGGTAGGAGGCGCGCCCGCCGCCGCGCCAGTCACGGACACCGCCGTACTTGGCGTGGTAGGTAAAGTCCGCGTGGCTGGGGCGGAAGAGATCCTTGAGCTCGCTGTAGTCTTTGGAGCGCTGGTCGGTGTTGCGCACCTGCAAGGCGATAGGGGTTCCCGTCGTGACCCCCTCAAAGACCCCAGAGAGCACCTCGACCGCATCGCCCTCTTTGCGCTGGGTCGTGAGCTTGCTCTGGCCGGGCCGTCGCCGGTCCAAGTCCTGCTGAACCTGCGCGAGGTCAAAGGGAATCCCTGCGGGGCAGCCATCGACGATACAGCCGACCGCCGGGCCGTGGGACTCACCAAAGGTCGTGACGCGAAAAAGGGTGCCGAAGCTACTACCTGCCATCGGGGATTATGGTATCACGCGCGGGTCGATAGCCCTTTTAAGCCTAAAGACTTGTTCTTAGGGCTACCACAGGTAACGCCTGGTGCCCGCAAGAGGAAAAACCGCTCAGAGCGCGAAATAGTCTGGTAGAGCGGTGCGCCAACAGGGTAGTCCGGCGCGAGAGGAGCAACACGGATGTTTGAGGAAAACTCAGAAGAGTCAAAGGCGCTGGAGCGGGCGGTGGTGATCAAGCTGATGACCCGCCTGATCCCGTTTCTGGCGATCCTGTATGTCTTTTGTCTGCTGGATCGTGGCAACGTCAGTATCGCCGCGCTGACCATGCAGAGAGACCTCGCCTTCAGCGACAAGGTCTATGGGCTGGGGGCGGGGATCTTCTTTATCGGCTACTTTCTCTTTGAGGTGCCCTCGAACCTGATCATGGAGCGGGTGGGGGCGCGCAAGTGGATCGCCCGGATCATGGTGACATGGGGGGTGATCTCCGCCGCGATGATGTTTGTCAGCACGCCCCTCAGCTTCTACTGCATGCGCTTTCTACTGGGACTGGCGGAGGCGGGCTTCTATCCGGGGGTACTGCTGTACTTTACGTTCTGGGTGCCGGCCAAGCTCCGGGCGCGGGTGATCTCGCGCTTTCTCGCCCTGACGGCCCTCCTGGGGCTCTTTGGCGGACCGCTCGGGGGGCTCTTGCTCAAGCTCAATGGCTGGCACGGGCTCCATGGCTGGCAGTGGCTCTTCTTGATCGAGGGGATTCCCTCGGTGCTGCTGAGCGTGGCGGTCCTCAAGTTCCTCCCAGACTCCCCGCGCCACGCGACCTGGCTGACCGAGCCGGAGAAGCAGTGGCTCGCCAACCAGCTGGAGCACGACTCCAGAACGCAGAAGCGGGTCGGGCACCTCAGCTGGCGCCAGGCGCTCACGGAGCCGCGTATTCTCCACCTCTGCCTGATCTTTATCATGACCGCCACTGCGGGAAATGCGATTGGCTTCTTTGGCCCACAGCTCCTCAAGGCGCGGAGCGGTGGCCTCTGGAGCGACTCGTTTGTTGCGAGTGTGGGCATCATTCCGGCGATTGTCGGGGCGATCTCCATGGCGCTAGCATCGGCCCACTCCGACCGCACGGGCAAGCGCCAGCACCATGTTGTGCTGGGCTATAGCATCGCGGCGTGTGGGTTCCTGCTGTGTGCCTTTATGCCGACTTCCTGGGGCGTGATTGTCGCGCTCTCGATCACGGCACTGGGCGAGCGGATCGCGGCGGGCTCGTACTGGGCGGTGACCACCAACCTCCTCGGGGCGCGCGCGGCGGCAGGGGGGCTGGCCTTCATCAACTCCGTGGGCAACCTGGGCGGCTTTATCGGGCCGTTTCTGATGGGAGAGCTCAAGACCCGCAGCGGGGGCGCGTTTGGCGCGGGGCTCTCCACCGCGGCGGGGCTCATGCTCTGTGCCGCCCTGATGGCGCTCCTCACGCTCAAGCCGCCCGCTCCATCGCAACCTACCGTGGCCTGAGAGAGAGCAGGCGACGGAATTTAACCGAAACGAAGGCGGTCGTTGTCGCTCTAACCCGCCTAAGGAGACGATAACAATGTTTAATGATGCCGAGAGCTTCCTTCAAGAGAGCATGGACCGCCATAAAGCTCTCAAGACCTTCCGGGCGAGAGTGGCTTGGAACCTGACTTTTAACTACGAGGGCACCTGGCAAGGGAGTGATCCGACACCCCGGACCATTGTCTATGCCGCCCCGAATCGGTTTCGTATCCAGCACGGGGATGCACGCCTGAACCATCTCTATCTCTGCGATGGAAAGTCGTACCAGCTCATCATGACAGGGTTCCAGATCCCAGGCGAGCAGAAAGACGTGCCCACAAGCCTTGCGACCTCGGACCTCGTCGACAGTCACCCGCACTTTGGGGGAAGCTTCCTCTACGCGCTCTTTGGGGGGCGTGAGAACCTGCCGCTACTCTTGGGGAAGAAGAACCCCGGGACCGTTCGCTTTGAGGCAGACTCCGTGGTGGAGGGCGAGCCCTGCAAGACCGTGGTGTTTGGCGGAGGAACCTACTACAAAGAGCGGCGCGTCTGGATCAGTGTCAAAGATGGCCTTGTGCGGCAGGTCGAGGGCTCCGATGACCCCAAGCCCTTGGGGCCTGAGGCACTGGAAGAGAACCGGAAGCAGCTCCGCGAGATCAAGGCGAATCCCGCTTGGAAACATATGACTCCGGCGCAGCAGGCGACTCTCACCAAGCGGTTTACGAAGACCATGACTCCCGCCGCTCGGACGGTGGAGACGCTCTCGGAGCTGGTGGTGAACCAGCCGATTGCAGACAACGAGTTCACGGTCGAGGTCTCCCCTGAGGCGGCGGCCCGCAACAAGGCCGAGGCGGAGCGCCTGAGCCGCGGGATTGTCCAGAAACTCGGGGATCCGGCTCCCGCGTTTCGTGCCACCGTGCTGGCCGATGGCAGGCCGCTCAACCTCGCCGA from the Armatimonas rosea genome contains:
- a CDS encoding MFS transporter, which codes for MFEENSEESKALERAVVIKLMTRLIPFLAILYVFCLLDRGNVSIAALTMQRDLAFSDKVYGLGAGIFFIGYFLFEVPSNLIMERVGARKWIARIMVTWGVISAAMMFVSTPLSFYCMRFLLGLAEAGFYPGVLLYFTFWVPAKLRARVISRFLALTALLGLFGGPLGGLLLKLNGWHGLHGWQWLFLIEGIPSVLLSVAVLKFLPDSPRHATWLTEPEKQWLANQLEHDSRTQKRVGHLSWRQALTEPRILHLCLIFIMTATAGNAIGFFGPQLLKARSGGLWSDSFVASVGIIPAIVGAISMALASAHSDRTGKRQHHVVLGYSIAACGFLLCAFMPTSWGVIVALSITALGERIAAGSYWAVTTNLLGARAAAGGLAFINSVGNLGGFIGPFLMGELKTRSGGAFGAGLSTAAGLMLCAALMALLTLKPPAPSQPTVA
- a CDS encoding TlpA family protein disulfide reductase → MFNDAESFLQESMDRHKALKTFRARVAWNLTFNYEGTWQGSDPTPRTIVYAAPNRFRIQHGDARLNHLYLCDGKSYQLIMTGFQIPGEQKDVPTSLATSDLVDSHPHFGGSFLYALFGGRENLPLLLGKKNPGTVRFEADSVVEGEPCKTVVFGGGTYYKERRVWISVKDGLVRQVEGSDDPKPLGPEALEENRKQLREIKANPAWKHMTPAQQATLTKRFTKTMTPAARTVETLSELVVNQPIADNEFTVEVSPEAAARNKAEAERLSRGIVQKLGDPAPAFRATVLADGRPLNLAELKGKVVLIDLWATWCGPCVRGLPETLALQKAYERKGVVVLAVSDEDKATVTGFLKANKKLAGLNAVLSPDASKSFGVRAIPTVVVVGRDSKIAAAFVGLQSPQTLRAALDKALAAR
- the aroC gene encoding chorismate synthase, whose product is MAGSSFGTLFRVTTFGESHGPAVGCIVDGCPAGIPFDLAQVQQDLDRRRPGQSKLTTQRKEGDAVEVLSGVFEGVTTGTPIALQVRNTDQRSKDYSELKDLFRPSHADFTYHAKYGGVRDWRGGGRASYREAIGRVAAGAVARQLLASWYGVETVGYVLQVADIRGQIDQATVTQEQVEEHITRCPDPSASEKMIAAIEQARRDGDSLGGIVECVVRNVPAGLGEPVFDKLTASLAHALMSLPATRGFEIGEGFGAATLRGTTHNDAFETRDGKTRTRTNHSGGIQGGISNGEDIVLRVAFKPTATIHAAQETVTIDGEPTIFQAKGRHDPCVLPRAVAAVEAMVLLVLADHALMQQATKRQ